In Onychostoma macrolepis isolate SWU-2019 chromosome 04, ASM1243209v1, whole genome shotgun sequence, one DNA window encodes the following:
- the LOC131539678 gene encoding potassium voltage-gated channel subfamily A member 1, giving the protein MEIALVSFDKRGDGGSDGEPYQNQNSLDHPRLVHNKELFSRSPQQSSWKMNDMNNTTMGSTENTVDYYSPHLFDEDILDMDMDHENNERVLINIAGLRFETQLGTLNQFPDTLLGDPDKRIKYFDPLRNEYFFDRNRPSFDGILYFYQSGGKIRRPVNVSIDVFADEIRFYQLGEEAMDRFREDEGFIKEEEKPLPQNEFQKQVWLIFEYPESSSPARGIAIVSVIVITISIITFCLETLPEFRDERELPVTSRAVNGTQERPSLTFSDPFFIIETTCVIWFTFELFVRFFACPSKSEFSKTVMNIIDIMSIMPYFITLGTELAEQQGQEHNNGQQAMSLAILRVIRLVRVFRIFKLSRHSKGLQILGQTLKASMRELGLLIFFLFIGVILFSSAVFFAEADEPESHFSSIPDAFWWAVVTMTTVGYGDMRPVTVGGKIVGSLCAIAGVLTIALPVPVIVSNFNYFYHRETDQDQASLREEPNNGGPSNSCDELHGLRKSSTSNSKDGEHNEETNIPVEKTNMKANSRMDIKRSLYTFCLDARETDL; this is encoded by the coding sequence ATGGAGATAGCTTTGGTGAGCTTTGACAAGCGGGGTGATGGAGGCAGTGATGGAGAACCCTACCAAAACCAAAACTCGCTGGATCATCCACGCTTGGTCCACAACAAAGAACTATTCTCGAGAAGTCCACAACAGAGCTCATGGAAAATGAACGACATGAACAACACAACGATGGGCTCCACTGAGAATACGGTGGATTATTACAGTCCCCATTTGTTTGATGAGGACATTCTGGACATGGATATGGACCATGAGAACAACGAACGGGTTCTTATCAATATCGCAGGACTGAGGTTCGAGACACAGTTGGGCACTCTGAACCAGTTTCCCGACACTTTGCTGGGAGACCCGGACAAGAGAATAAAGTATTTTGACCCCCTCAGGAACGAGTATTTCTTTGATCGCAATAGACCGAGTTTTGACGGAATTCTTTATTTCTATCAGTCTGGCGGGAAAATCCGACGACCTGTCAATGTGTCAATCGACGTGTTTGCAGACGAAATCCGCTTTTATCAGCTGGGAGAAGAAGCAATGGACCGCTTCCGCGAGGATGAGGGCTTTATCAAAGAAGAAGAGAAACCGTTGCCACAGAATGAGTTTCAGAAACAGGTATGGCTCATCTTTGAGTACCCTGAAAGCTCTAGTCCTGCACGAGGCATAGCTATTGTCTCCGTCATAGTCATAACCATCTCCATCATAACTTTCTGTCTGGAAACTTTACCCGAGTTTCGCGACGAGCGAGAGCTTCCAGTGACTAGTCGCGCTGTCAATGGCACTCAAGAGCGTCCATCCCTCACCTTCAGCGACCCGTTTTTCATCATTGAAACCACCTGCGTGATTTGGTTCACCTTTGAGCTCTTTGTGCGCTTCTTCGCCTGTCCTAGTAAGTctgaattctccaaaactgtcaTGAACATCATTGACATCATGTCTATCATGCCTTACTTCATCACCTTGGGCACAGAGCTTGCAGAGCAGCAGGGCCAGGAGCACAATAATGGCCAGCAGGCCATGTCACTGGCCATATTGAGGGTCATTCGTTTGGTTCGGGTGTTTCGCATATTTAAGCTCTCTAGACACTCCAAGGGGCTTCAGATCTTGGGCCAAACTCTAAAAGCCAGCATGCGAGAGCTGGGTCTCTTGatcttctttcttttcattGGTGTCATATTATTCTCCAGTGCTGTTTTCTTCGCTGAGGCAGATGAACCCGAGTCTCACTTCTCCAGCATCCCAGATGCCTTTTGGTGGGCTGTGGTGACCATGACAACAGTTGGATATGGTGACATGAGACCGGTGACTGTGGGGGGGAAAATTGTGGGCTCGCTGTGTGCCATCGCAGGGGTGTTGACCATTGCATTACCGGTGCCTGTAATTGTGTCCAACTTCAACTATTTCTACCACAGAGAAACTGACCAAGATCAGGCGTCTCTCAGAGAAGAGCCTAATAACGGTGGCCCTTCAAACTCATGTGATGAACTTCATGGGTTGAGGAAATCATCAACCTCTAATTCAAAAGATGGAGAgcacaatgaagaaacaaacattcCAGTTGAGAAGACTAACATGAAAGCTAACAGCAGGATGGATATTAAACGCTCCCTTTATACGTTTTGCTTGGACGCTAGAGAAACTGACCTCTAG